GGCGGTCGGTGACGATGACGTGTCCGCGCCGGTCGGGCCGGCGGGCGGCGGGGGCGTGCCGGTTGGCCCGGCGGGCGCTGCCGCGCCGGTCGTCGGGCCGTCGGGGCGTGCGGCCGTCTCCACAGCAGGAAGCGTACGGCCCGGCACCGGACGGCCCGGAAGTGTGGGGACCGTTACCCTTGTACGGTGACGCTGCGCCTGTATGACACCGCCTCCCGATCGGTGCGGGATTTCGTCCCGCTGGAAGCCGGCAGGGTGGGGGTCTACCTGTGTGGTCTCACCCTCCAGGCGCCGCCACACATCGGTCACCTTAGATCAGGCGTCAACTACGACGTGTTGCGGCGCTGGCTGCTGGCGAAGGGTTTCGAGGTCACCTTCATCCGCAACCTGACCGACATCGACGACAAGCTGCTGGTCAAGTCGTGCGAGCAGGATCGACCGTTCTGGTCGATCGCGTACGACAACGAGGTGATCCTCGCCGCCGCGTACCGGGCGCTCAACGTGTTGCCGCCCACCTACGAGCCGCGCGCCACCGGGCACGTCCCGGAGATGCACGAGCTGATCGCCACGCTCGTCGATCGCGGGCACGCCTACCCGGCGACGGACGGCTCCGGCGACGTCTACTTCGACGTCGCCTCCTGGCCGGCGTACGGCGAGTTGTCCGGTCAGTCGCCGGACGCCATGCAGTCGGCCGGGGACGCCCCGGACCGGGGCAAGCGGGATCCGCGCGACTTCGCGCTGTGGAAGGGCGTCAAGGCGGACGAGCCGGGTGACGCGTACTGGCCGTCGCCGTGGGGGCGGGGCCGTCCCGGCTGGCACATCGAGTGCTCGGCGATGTGCTGGCGTTACCTGGGCGGGGAGTTCGACATCCACGGCGGCGGGCTCGACCTGACCTTCCCGCACCACGAGAACGAGATCGCCCAGTCCCGGGCCGCCGGGCTGCCGTTCGCCCGCTACTGGGTGCACCACGGCCTGCTCAGCCTCGGCGGGGCCAAGATGGGCAAGTCGGCGGGGAACGCTCTCGACCTGGCGTACGTCGACTCGCTCGGGGTGCGCCCGGTGGAGTTGCGTTACTACTTCGCCTCGGCGCACTACCGGTCCCGCATCGACTACACCGAGGATGCGCTGCGCGAGTCGGCGACCGCGTACCGGCGGGTCGAGGGTTTCGTGCAGCGGGCCGCCGAGCGGGTCGGTCCGGGCGCGCCGGGTGGGCTGCCGCCGGAGTTCGTCGAGGCGATGGACGACGACCTGAACACGTCCGCCGCGTTGGCCGTCCTGCACGACCTGGTCCGGGACGGCAACACCGCCCTGACCGGCGGGGACGATGTGACGGTCCGCACCACGCTGGCCGCCGTCCGGGCGATGCTGGCTATTCTCGGGGTCGATCCCCTGGACGCCGCCTGGACGGGCGGCGGTCGTGGCGACGACCTGCGTGGCGTCGTGGATTCTCTGGTCGCGCTGGCCCTGGAGCAGCGTGCCCAGGCGCGCAGCCGTAAGGACTGGGCCGCCGCCGACGCGGTCCGCGACCAGCTCAAGCAGGCCGGTGTGGTGGTCGAGGACACCCCCCAGGGCCCCCGTTGGACTATTGGAGAGCAGGACTGATGCCCGGCAACTCACAGCGCCGTGGCCGGCGACTCACCCCCAAGCAGGGGGCCCCGAAGGGTTCCGGCGGCAAGAACCGCGACTCGCTCGCCGGGCGGGGCAGGACCCTCCCCGCCGACGAGCGCCCGTGGCACAAGGCGTACTCGGGTACCGAGCAGGTGCCCCAGCGGACGGCCTGGAAGCAGGACAAGGAGCGCCGCGCCGCCGCCGAGGAGGGCCGCGCGCCCAAGATCGGCCAGCCCGGCACCAAGGACACGACGTGGGGCAAGGGCAGCCGGGCCGGAGTGCCGCTGCGTAACAGTGGCGGTCGGGGCGCCGGCCGATCCACCGGCGCCGGGCGGGGCGGTGGCCCACGGGTGGCGCCGGGCCGGAAGTCGAACCCGGCGAAGGACGGCCCCGAGCTGCTGGTCGGCCGGAATCCGGTGCTGGAGTCGCTGCGCGCCCTGGTGCCGGCGACCGCGCTCTACACGGCGCAGGGCATCGACGTCGATGACCGGATCAAGGAGATCATCCGGACGGCCGCCGATCGGGGCATCGCCAACCTGGAGGTCAGCCGGGCCGAGCTGGACCGGATGACCGGCGGGGTGCTGCACCAGGGCGTCGGCCTCCAGGTGCCGCCGTTCGCGTACGAGCCGTTCGAGGATCTGGTCGCCGCCGCGCTGGAGCAGACCGCGCCGCTGCTGGTGGCGCTGGACGGGGTCACCGACCCGCGTAACCTCGGCGCGGTGATCCGTTCGGCCGCCGCGTTCGGCGCGCAGGGGGTCTTCGTGCCGGAGCGGCGGGCCGCCGGGATCACCGCCACCTCCTGGCGGACCAGCGCGGGCGCGGTGGCCCGGGTGCCGGTGGCCCAGGTGACCAACCTGACCCGGTCGTTGAAGGCCTGCCAGAACGCCGGGTTCATGGTGGTCGGGCTGGACGCCGACGGCGAGACCGACCTGTACGACCTGGAGGCGGCCGTCGGTCCGCTGGTCGTGGTAGTCGGCTCCGAGGGGCGGGGGCTGTCCCGGCTGGTCGGCGAGACGTGCGACCTGACCGTCAGCATCCCGATGGTCTCCGACGTCGAGTCGCTCAACGCCAGCGTCGCCGCCGCGGTCACCCTCGCCGAGGTGGCCCGCCGCCGCGCCGCCGCCTGATCCGGTCGCGCCGCCGGTCACCGACCCGGTGCGTCGCGTCCGTCACCTGCGACAACGAGAAGGGGGCGGCCCGCCGATCGGCGGGCCGCCCCCTTCTCCGTCACATCAGATCCGGTGCCCGGTGGCGGCGTTGAACACGTGGGTACGGCCGGGGCGCGGCTTGACGAACACGGTGTCACCCATGTTCGGCATGGCCCGCCGGTCGGTACGCACCACGAACCGCTCGTTCGCGCCTTCCAGCGCGGCGTGGCCGTAGACGTTGGCGTCGGAGCCGAGGTCCTCGACCAGCTCGACGACGACGGGCATGCCGCCCTCGGTCGGGCTGACCAGGTCGCAGTCCTCCGGACGGAAGCCCACGGTCACCTTGCCGTTGCCGCCCTCGGCGCGGGCCGCCTCGACCTGCCTGCGGTCCAGCGGGATGAGCATCTCGGCGAACGAGGCGCCGTTCTCGCCCAGCGGCACGGTCTTGATGTTCATGGCGGGGGAGCCCATGAAGCCGGCGACGAAGACGTTGGCCGGGGTGTCGTAGAGCGCCCGGGGGGTGTCCACCTGCTGGAGGACGCCGTCGAGCATGACCGCCACCCGGTGACCCATGGTCATCGCCTCGACCTGGTCGTGGGTGACGTACACGGTGGTGACACCCAACTTGGCCTGCAACGACGCGATCTGGGTACGGGTCTGCACCCGGAGCTTGGCGTCGAGGTTCGACAGGGGCTCGTCCATGAGGAAGACCTGGGGCTCCCGGACGATGGCCCGGCCCATCGCGACCCGCTGGCGCTGGCCGCCGGAGAGGGCCTTCGGCTTCCGGCCGAGGAACTCCTCGAGCTGGAGCAGGCTGGCCGCTTCCTTCACCCGCCGGTCGATCTCCGCCTTCGAGGTCTTGCGGAGCTTGAGCGCGAACGCCATGTTCTCGTACACCGTCATGTGCGGGTAGAGGGCGTAGTTCTGGAAGACCATCGCGATGTCGCGGGCCTTCGGCGGCAGGTGCGTGACGTCGCGCTGGTCGATGTAGATCGAGCCCTCGTCGACGTCCTCCAGGCCGGCGAGCATCCGCAGGCTGGTGGACTTGCCGCAACCGGAGGGGCCGACCAGGACGAGGAACTCGCCGTCGCCGATCTCCAGGTCGAGCTGGTTGACGGCGGGACGCTCGGTGCCCGCGTAGATGCGGGACGCCTTGGCGTAGGTGACCGTGGCCATGAGGGGTGCTTCCTTTCACCGGCAGGAACGTGCCGGACGATCCGAGTGAAGGAGCGACCGGCGCGGTGCCGCGCCGGCCAACCGGGCGAAACCCGGCAACTGAGGGGCGCCGGAATGTCGTCCGTGTCACTGCACGGTAAACGGGATTTCCTCCGCTGCCAAGGCGGGGGGCAAGGGATGGGACCGACGACATTCGCATACCGGTCAGTCAGGCACGCACGGCCATCAATCGCTCGTAAATTGGCTGCGTTGCGTGCACCCTGGCGTCACAACCCGGCCCCGGGTGTCGCATCGGATCACGTTTCCGGTGCTGAGGGCCCTGGTGAAGGAGGAAATCCGGACGCCAGTCGCTATGCTGACCACGGACGCACGCGCCCCTGTAGCTCAGCTGGCCAGAGCACTCGCCTTGTAAGCGAGATGTCGCCGGTTCGATCCCGGCCGGGGGCTCCTTTTCCCGTTGGTTTCGGGTCCGTTCAGCCCTGGACGGACCCGACCGGCGGACCCCACCCGCCCGACGTCGACCCCTCCGGGGTCGACCCGCCGCCCGTGGACCGGCCGACGTCGCCGCCCGTGGACCGGCCGACCTGGGCGTACGTGATCACGCGGTGCCGGGCGGCGAGCCGGTCCACCCGGGCCGGGGGCCAGGTCGTCGCGGTGGCCTCCGCGCCCGTGACGAGCGGTGGCGGCGCCCCGACCGGCCCGAGCGCCCACGCCCGCAGCCGGTACGGCGCTGCCACGTCGACGCTGAACTCCATAGTAGACATTGTGCCTCAGTGGCGGCGGCTTCGCCCGTTGGTCGGTGAGCAGGCAATTCGTCGTAGGCTGGCGGCCGTGATGGGCGGATGAGCCGCGCGGTGGAGCAGTCCAACCGGGCGATGCTGCGGGCCCGGGACGCGATGGACCGCT
The sequence above is a segment of the Micromonospora sp. WMMD882 genome. Coding sequences within it:
- the cysS gene encoding cysteine--tRNA ligase — protein: MTLRLYDTASRSVRDFVPLEAGRVGVYLCGLTLQAPPHIGHLRSGVNYDVLRRWLLAKGFEVTFIRNLTDIDDKLLVKSCEQDRPFWSIAYDNEVILAAAYRALNVLPPTYEPRATGHVPEMHELIATLVDRGHAYPATDGSGDVYFDVASWPAYGELSGQSPDAMQSAGDAPDRGKRDPRDFALWKGVKADEPGDAYWPSPWGRGRPGWHIECSAMCWRYLGGEFDIHGGGLDLTFPHHENEIAQSRAAGLPFARYWVHHGLLSLGGAKMGKSAGNALDLAYVDSLGVRPVELRYYFASAHYRSRIDYTEDALRESATAYRRVEGFVQRAAERVGPGAPGGLPPEFVEAMDDDLNTSAALAVLHDLVRDGNTALTGGDDVTVRTTLAAVRAMLAILGVDPLDAAWTGGGRGDDLRGVVDSLVALALEQRAQARSRKDWAAADAVRDQLKQAGVVVEDTPQGPRWTIGEQD
- the ugpC gene encoding sn-glycerol-3-phosphate ABC transporter ATP-binding protein UgpC, which codes for MATVTYAKASRIYAGTERPAVNQLDLEIGDGEFLVLVGPSGCGKSTSLRMLAGLEDVDEGSIYIDQRDVTHLPPKARDIAMVFQNYALYPHMTVYENMAFALKLRKTSKAEIDRRVKEAASLLQLEEFLGRKPKALSGGQRQRVAMGRAIVREPQVFLMDEPLSNLDAKLRVQTRTQIASLQAKLGVTTVYVTHDQVEAMTMGHRVAVMLDGVLQQVDTPRALYDTPANVFVAGFMGSPAMNIKTVPLGENGASFAEMLIPLDRRQVEAARAEGGNGKVTVGFRPEDCDLVSPTEGGMPVVVELVEDLGSDANVYGHAALEGANERFVVRTDRRAMPNMGDTVFVKPRPGRTHVFNAATGHRI
- the rlmB gene encoding 23S rRNA (guanosine(2251)-2'-O)-methyltransferase RlmB, which codes for MPGNSQRRGRRLTPKQGAPKGSGGKNRDSLAGRGRTLPADERPWHKAYSGTEQVPQRTAWKQDKERRAAAEEGRAPKIGQPGTKDTTWGKGSRAGVPLRNSGGRGAGRSTGAGRGGGPRVAPGRKSNPAKDGPELLVGRNPVLESLRALVPATALYTAQGIDVDDRIKEIIRTAADRGIANLEVSRAELDRMTGGVLHQGVGLQVPPFAYEPFEDLVAAALEQTAPLLVALDGVTDPRNLGAVIRSAAAFGAQGVFVPERRAAGITATSWRTSAGAVARVPVAQVTNLTRSLKACQNAGFMVVGLDADGETDLYDLEAAVGPLVVVVGSEGRGLSRLVGETCDLTVSIPMVSDVESLNASVAAAVTLAEVARRRAAA